The following coding sequences are from one Brienomyrus brachyistius isolate T26 chromosome 2, BBRACH_0.4, whole genome shotgun sequence window:
- the LOC125719145 gene encoding uncharacterized protein LOC125719145: MAGTLTRSDGVILTDVVLGLGEAMREMFPTPRQAGVQQEWFRRAVLEGVPEQVKAAMLANPDLPGAESPVWDRHVLHHLQRARDEATKEEGVIRVGVPSNGEEAVGAEAGEPGTGDGAGVCRRGGHRRELVSGVGLWVIGPGSAEQDRPKEDPQQDKRLHPIHRLFPEEGRGADPMLSLKVMDKELPFLVDTGATYSTLNVMPNQQHLSTTTVTVVGFSGEEQKLPVTKPVRVRLGGQTFLHPFVVSAAVPVNLLGRDMLVKLGASILCNADGLVVTLPEGTRLPCDGATGGTGQWLMQPVSQHPVADIYWGLLQPSPAGILAVYSAWRSWISLLEPYVPPPDPPHVTLFYDRNSIEWYGDLFSEQLEGHEWQVASQNIYVGPEGVASAVHLSPEQLPWYRMGEEAVPHVSLALHPKHQAKDLGPMVKRATSATDWVLTQIPQISYSPSCSSYCIQTKVTDTARLQHEQLSRDHGREKMDHPGAAALLASLPDSLWSTSPTDVGLVDCTPVDFLLHPSAGPLWVKQYQHKPAAEEGIAETVAGLLRAGVLEGSTSQWNTPILPVEKAGTGKYRMAHDLRAINELLLTPTVPVPNPYVALTNLTPSQTWFTCIDLANAFFSVPLAPHCRDVFSFTYRGCQFRYTRLPQGFALSPGIFNQVLKQSLQGCHLPDGVTLVQYVDDLLIAAPTAEAALEATRSVLLWLAEKGFKVSKDKIQVARTVVSFLGRVLSGKGTGLSPAHRSAILSHPKPIIVKDMLSFLGLTGYSRTYIADYTGLTQPLRALVRPHGLRSLSATLTWDQPAEEAFITLKQRLAQAADLALPDYSLPFHLDVSETGDVVNAVLFQKKGGERKVLMYISTKLDTTEQRHPSCTRHVAGVAKAVQKTAHIVMGHALHILTTHSVVAYVNSQTFTMTSLRQQRLSKILEAPHLTFVHEGINMADRMGGGAPHECEARVRKEEKVREDLAAEQIEGTEEWFTDGCCFRTESGSLQAGFAVVAREGLGFRTLKAERLEGAQSAQRAEIRAVIEALKLAEGKAVTLYSDSAYAVGAVHVELSQWLRAGFLTAGNKPIKHEADMRELAEALMLPEKIAVVKCKGHEGSGTVIARGNQAADAEAKVAAGYEVSRQMVTVEEELEGQGRLTSSRIRVMQAQASPEEKNMWAEKGGIETEGLWCNREGKPALPMGIRQQVIEEAHGVGHVGTGQMLHNLRAWWHPFLKDMVKEFVRSCEICALHNPRPTVKPEKGQFPACHRTGEEIVLDYTDMIIPVRGMRYVLMCVDAFSGWPEAWPTRREDGASVVKFLVNHYIPRHGFPERVRSDNGSHFKSEDLQKAERALGLKHAFGTVYHPQSQGKVERMNQTVKQKLAKICAQTKLNWVEALPLALMSIRCSINRGTGFTPFELQTGRQFPGPYGGLEGKPEQGGVSTAKAYYEELQVLVTDFSKQVQETRPGAQPAKPHTAEWVLLKVIKRKWSEPRWTGPFQVTERTSHAVRLKGKGETWYHWSQCAAVAEPSRSLAEIQEDLADSAKQPGSAEPAVTQVPAVGAE; this comes from the exons AGGAAGGAG TAATCAGGGTTGGGGTCCCCAGCAATGGGGAAGAGGCCGTGGGGGCCGAGGCCGGGGAGCCGGGAACTGGGGATGGGGCCGGGGTATGTCGCAGAGGTGGCCACCGCAGGGAGCTTGTTTCCGGTGTGGGGCTGTGGGTCATTGGGCCAGGGAGTGCGGAGCAGGACAGGCCCAAGGAGGACCCCCAGCAGGACAAGCGACTGCACCCAATCCACAGGCTGTTCCCGGAGGAGGGCA GGGGGGCAGACCCCATGCTGTCCCTAAAGGTCATGGACAAAGAACTGCCGTTCTTGGTGGACACAGGGGCCACATATTCGACTTTGAATGTGATGCCTAACCAACAACATCTTTCCACCACTACAGTGACCGTTGTGGGCTTCTCCGGGGAGGAGCAGAAACTGCCAGTGACTAAGCCTGTGAGAGTGCGGTTGGGGGGACAGACCTTTCTACACCCGTTTGTGGTCTCCGCTGCAGTGCCTGTGAACCTTCTGGGGCGGGACATGCTGGTGAAGCTGGGAGCTTCAATTCTGTGTAATGCTGATGGTTTGGTTGTCACCCTCCCCGAAGGGACCCGCCTGCCATGTGACGGAGCGACAGGCGGCACCGGGCAGTGGCTGATGCAACCTGTGTCACAACATCCGGTGGCTGACATCTACTGGGGCCTCCTGCAGCCTAGCCCGGCGGGTATCCTGGCGGTGTACTCCGCGTGGCGCTCCTGGATCTCCCTCCTGGAACCCTACGTTCCTCCGCCCGACCCCCCACATGTGACATTGTTTTATGACCGAAATTCCATAGAATGGTATGGGGACCTGTTTTCTGAGCAACTGGAAGGCCACGAGTGGCAAGTTGCTTCCCAAAACATTTATGTAGGTCCCGAGGGGGTGGCCTCAGCAGTCCACCTGTCTCCTGAGCAACTGCCCTGGTACAGGATGGGAGAGGAGGCGGTGCCACACGTCTCTCTCGCCCTACATCCTAAGCATCAGGCTAAAGATttaggcccaatggtgaaaagaGCCACTTCAGCTACGGACTGGGTTCTCACCCAGATCCCTCAAATCTCGTACTCCCCCTCCTGCAGTTCCTACTGTATTCAAACTAAGGTGACAGACACAGCCAGGTTACAGCATGAACAATTGTCTAGGGACCATGGTAGGGAAAAGATGGATCATCCCGGTGCAGCAGCACTACTGGCTTCTCTGCCAGACTCACTGTGGTCCACCAGCCCCACTGATGTTGGTTTGGTGGACTGCACGCCCGTCGACTTCCTACTGCACCCCAGTGCTGGACCCCTCTGGGTCAAGCAATATCAACACAAACCAGCGGCAGAGGAAGGGATAGCAGAGACTGTAGCCGGTCTCTTACGGGCGGGTGTATTAGAAGGGTCCACCTCTCAGTGGAATACTCCTATACTCCCAGTAGAGaaggcaggaacaggcaagtaTCGTATGGCGCACGACTTGCGCGCTATCAATGAGCTGCTGCTGACTCCCACTGTTCCGGTTCCTAATCCCTACGTCGCTCTCACCAATCTTACGCCGTCCCAAACATGGTTCACTTGCATTGATCTGGCTAATGCTTTCTTTTCTGTACCACTAGCACCCCACTGCAGGGACGTATTCTCGTTCACGTACAGGGGATGCCAGTTCAGGTACACGCGACTCCCACAGGGATTTGCTCtgtctcctgggattttcaaccaggtgttgaaGCAGTCGTTGCAGGGCTGCCATCTCCCGGATGGGGTCACCCTCGTCCAGTACGTCGATGACTTGCTTATCGCGGCCCCGACAGCGGAGGCGGCACTCGAGGCAACGCGGTCAGTGCTCCTCTGGCTGGCAGAAAAAGGATTTAAGGTCAGTAAGGATAAGATACAGGTGGCCCGGACGGTGGTGTCCTTCCTGGGAAGGGTCCTGTCAGGTAAGGGAACAGGGCTCTCTCCGGCCCATCGGTCAGCCATCCTGAGTCACCCTAAACCAATTATTGTGAAGGACATGTTGTCCTTTTTGGGACTGACCGGATACAGCCGAACTTACATTGCAGATTACACAGGTCTGACGCAACCACTGAGGGCTCTGGTGCGGCCACATGGCCTGCGGAGCCTCAGCGCCACTCTGACGTGGGATCAACCTGCAGAGGAGGCTTTCATCACTCTCAAGCAGAGGTTGGCTCAAGCAGCTGATTTGGCGTTACCTGATTATTCTCTCCCGTTTCATTTAGATGTTTCTGAAACTGGAGACGTCGTGAACGCCGTCTTGTTTCAGAAAAAGGGGGGAGAGAGGAAGGTATTGATGTATATTAGCACCAAACTCGACACCACAGAACAGCGACATCCGTCATGCACCAGACATGTGGCAGGAGTGGCAAAAGCCGTGCAGAAAACAGCACACATTGTGATGGGCCATGCCCTACACATCCTGACCACGCACAGTGTGGTGGCCTATGTGAACTCACAAACGTTCACAATGACGTCTCTAAGACAGCAGAGGCTCAGCAAAATCTTAGAGGCACCACATTTAACTTTTGTCCATGAGGGCATCAACATGGCTGATCGAATGGGGGGCGGGGCACCCCACGAATGTGAGGCCAGGGTTAGGAAAGAGGAAAAGGTCAGGGAGGACCTAGCAGCCGAACAGATAGAAGGTACGGAGGAGTGGTTTACTGATGGATGTTGTTTTCGAACAGAGAGTGGAAGTTTGCAAGCAGGGTTTGCAGTGGTAGCGAGGGAAGGCCTGGGATTCaggacactgaaagcagagagACTGGAGGGGGCCCAATCGGCCCAGAGAGCGgagatcagggcagtcattgaaGCTTTAAAATTGGCCGAAGGTAAAGCAGTCACCCTCTATTCAGACTCAGCGTATGCGGTGGGGGCTGTGCATGTGGAACTCAGCCAGTGGCTGAGGGCTGGGTTCTTAACGGCAGGAAACAAACCGATTAAGCATGAGGCAGATATGAGAGAGTTAGCGGAGGCATTGATGCTTCCGGAGAAAATAGCTGTGGTAAAGTGCAAAGGACATGAGGGGTCAGGGACAGTGATAGCACGAGGCAATCAAGCAGCAGATGCGGAAGCAAAAGTGGCAGCGGGGTATGAGGTAAGCAGGCAGATGGTTACAGTAGAAGAGGAACTGGAGGGACAGGGCAGGCTGACCTCAAGCAGGATCCGAGTCATGCAGGCGCAAGCCTCCCCAGAGGAGAAGAACATGTGGGCAGAAAAGGGGGGCATAGAAACAGAGGGCCTGTGGTGTAATAGGGAGGGGAAGCCAGCCCTCCCTATGGGAATTAGGCAACAGGTCATAGAGGAGGCACACGGTGTGGGGCATGTGGGGACAGGACAGATGCTTCACAATTTGAGAGCATGGTGGCATCCGTTCCTGAAGGATATGGTAAAGGAGTTTGTGAGAAGCTGTGAGATATGTGCGCTGCACAACCCAAGACCCACGGTAAAACCAGAAAAGGGTCAGTTTCCAGCATGTCATAGGACTGGAGAGGAAATAGTCCTAGACTACACCGACATGATAATACCGGTGCGTGGGATGCGATATGTGCTGATGTGTGTGGATGCATTCTCAGGGTGGCCAGAAGCCTGGCCCACTAGGAGAGAAGACGGGGCCTCGGTGGTGAAGTTCCTAGTAAACCACTATATACCCAGGCATGGGTTCCCCGAGAGGGTGAGGTCAGACAATGGTTCACATTTCAAAAGCGAGGATCTGCAGAAGGCAGAAAGGGCGTTGGGACTTAAACATGCGTTCGGGACAGTGTATCATCCTCAGTCCCAGGGGAAGGTGGAACGCATGAACCAGACGGTCAAACAAAAATTGGCAAAAATCTGTGCACAGACTAAATTGAATTGGGTTGAGGCATTACCCCTGGCACTAATGTCAATCAGGTGCTCCATAAATCGGGGAACAGGGTTCACTCCGTTCGAGTTGCAGACAGGACGACAATTCCCAGGGCCCTACGGAGGACTCGAGGGGAAACCTGAACAAGGAGGGGTAAGCACGGCCAAAGCATATTATGAGGAGTTACAGGTGCTGGTGACAGATTTCTCCAAGCAGGTTCAGGAAACGAGACCAGGGGCCCAGCCAGCCAAGCCACATACAGCGGAGTGGGTCCTTCTGAAGGTCATCAAAAGGAAGTGGTCAGAGCCCAGGTGGACCGGCCCCTTCCAAGTCACGGAACGGACGTCTCACGCAGTGCGGCTGAAAGGCAAAGGTGAAACCTGGTACCATTGGAGCCAGTGCGCAGCGGTAGCAGAGCCCAGCAGATCACTCGCCGAGATCCAGGAGGACCTCGCCGACAGCGCAAAGCAACCCGGTTCGGCTGAACCGGCAGTAACTCAGGTCCCAGCAGTAGGGGCAGAATAA
- the LOC125712232 gene encoding sterile alpha motif domain-containing protein 3-like, with product MAMEQKLTMRVIISEGDIRKMTMNPRPYILEDLISWLKGTLQTNYNFTLQYQDPEFNNELCNLTDLSELPDKPTVKIIPIIELVPVPGGSELCSDTGSQADTEILSISLDRSSQWPAVFEIPKFQVDVDYRLRQGNLQYFRDATFLKVTKELKHDILEKLAETMYAFKAYPTKEDFETVAKALVQTHPCLKETGSHSGWNGWKNSLKFKMGNYRTKMRQLGRLDVTVNGGKRRSDTTNGDPANTQIKKPKKGEINFLPDFPEGMTDQNMEVAREVLVNEMMKTKPRESLVKKEMDVTFAFRRKEIVNEKPAISQVVHRWPALFTENQVYYEFGRVVGKNLRENFLDALDNLSPSLMDLFKKKKGLTGQLLAELLYQTKTTEPTDVRCLCLRGLPVTLGDDPSAFFKTCFDTADNDLYRQTPVGLLFIGEENLKLNPSKVGIILEGNVVMDDLANLPQAFYVLFGLIYALHLDYPRYMKNAFCFVQQVMFNLGKSELPPKIQTLKNQLAV from the exons ATGGCCATGGAACAGAAATTAACAATGCGGGTTATCATCTCCGAGGGTGATATAAGAAAGATGACAATGAACCCTCGACCATACATACTTGAAGATTTGATTAGCTGGCTCAAAGGCACTCTCCAAACAAACTACAATTTTACCTTACAGTACCAAGATCCTGAATTTAACAATGAATTATGCAACCTCACAGACTTGTCTGAGCTCCCAGATAAACCAACGGTCAAAATCATCCCTATCATTGAGCTTGTGCCAGTCCCTGGAGGTTCTGAATTATGTAGTGACACAGGCAGCCAAGCAGACACCGAGATCCTGTCCATCTCTTTGGATAGAAGTTCTCAGTGGCCAGCGGTATTTGAAATTCCAAAATTTCAAGTCGATGTAGATTATAGACTACGCCAAGGTAACCTGCAGTATTTCAGGGATGCAACCTTTCTTAAAGTCACAAAAGAACTAAAGCATGACATACTCGAGAAATTGGCTGAGACCATGTATGCATTTAAAGCATACCCAACAAAGGAAGATTTTGAGACTGTTGCTAAGGCTttagtgcaaacacacccatgccTTAAAGAAACTGGGTCACACTCTGGCTGGAATGGTTGGAAGAATAGCCTTAAGTTCAAAATGGGTAATTATAGAACCAAAATGCGGCAGCTGGGTCGACTTGATGTTACTGTCAATGGTGGCAAGCGAAGAAGTGACACTACAAATGGCGATCCTGCAAACACACAGATCAAGAAGCCAAAGAAAGGGGAAATAAATTTCCTGCCTGATTTTCCAGAGGGGATGACTGACCAAAACATGGAAGTAGCTCGTGAGGTTCTGGTCAATGAAATGATGAAGACAAAGCCAAGGGAATCCCTGGTTAAGAAAGAGATGGATGTGACGTTTGCTTTTCGCAGAAAGGAGATTGTCAATGAGAAGCCTGCCATCAGCCAGGTGGTGCATCGTTGGCCAGCTCTTTTTACAGAAAATCAG GTTTATTATGAATTTGGCAGAGTGGTAGGGAAAAATCTCAGAGAGAACTTCTTGGATGCACTTGACAATTTGTCTCCAAGCCTCATGGACCTCTTCAAAAAGAAGAAAGGCCTTACTGGTCAGCTTTTGGCTGAACTTTTATACCAGACAAAG ACAACTGAGCCAACAGACGTCAGATGCCTTTGTCTTCGGGGACTGCCGGTCACCTTGGGTGATGATCCTTCTGCCTTCTTCAAGACCTGCTTT GACACAGCTGACAATGACTTGTACAGGCAAACTCCAGTGGGATTGCTTTTCATTGGTGAAGAGAACCTTAAGCTGAACCCATCCAAAGTGGGAATCATCTTGGAAGGGAATGTGGTGATGGATGATCTGGCCAACCTTCCTCAGGCCTTCTATGTCCTTTTTGGACTGATATATGCCCTGCACCTGGACTATCCCAGATACATGAAAAACGCTTTTTGCTTTGTTCAGCAGGTGATGTTTAACCTGGGTAAAAGTGAGCTGCCACCAAAAATTCAGACTCTGAAAAACCAACTTGCAGTGTAA